Proteins encoded by one window of Streptomyces sp. NBC_01571:
- a CDS encoding mechanosensitive ion channel family protein yields MFSTVLRAAGSSPSPSPSATTDPTVATLQDAQESATNAASWVEQNWSTWLAIGLRVLLILVVAAVLRVVVRRSITKLIDRMTRTVQAVDGTALGGLLVNVERRRQRSQAIGSVLRSVASFLIIGTAALMILGTFEINLAPLLASAGVAGVAIGFGARNLVTDFLSGVFMILEDQYGVGDTIDAGVASGEVIEVGLRVTKLRGDNGEIWYVRNGEVKRIGNLSQGWATAGVDVQVRASEDLDHVRSVLNEVAEAMSKEEPWNERLWGPVEVLGLDSVLLDSMVVRVSARTMPGKALSVERELRWRIKRAFDAADIRIVGGPTAAVDEELVDPSAAVSAPSALGNPASPQSEAAAPIPVPVPGPTPSNAPK; encoded by the coding sequence GTGTTCTCGACCGTCCTGCGGGCCGCAGGGTCCAGTCCGTCGCCCTCCCCCTCGGCGACGACGGACCCTACGGTCGCCACGCTCCAGGACGCCCAGGAAAGCGCGACCAACGCCGCGAGCTGGGTCGAGCAGAACTGGTCGACATGGCTCGCGATAGGTCTGCGCGTGCTGCTGATCCTGGTCGTCGCGGCGGTGCTGAGAGTGGTCGTCCGGCGGTCGATCACCAAGCTGATCGACCGCATGACCCGCACCGTCCAGGCGGTCGACGGGACGGCCCTCGGCGGCCTCCTGGTGAACGTCGAGCGCCGCCGCCAGCGCTCCCAGGCCATCGGCTCCGTCCTGCGCTCGGTGGCGTCCTTCCTGATCATCGGCACGGCCGCCCTGATGATCCTCGGCACGTTCGAGATCAATCTCGCCCCGCTGCTGGCCTCGGCCGGTGTCGCCGGTGTCGCCATCGGTTTCGGCGCCCGCAACCTGGTGACGGACTTCCTCTCCGGCGTCTTCATGATCCTCGAGGACCAGTACGGCGTGGGCGACACGATCGACGCGGGGGTGGCCTCCGGTGAGGTCATCGAGGTCGGTCTGCGCGTCACCAAGCTGCGCGGTGACAACGGCGAGATCTGGTACGTCCGCAACGGCGAGGTCAAGCGCATCGGCAACCTCTCCCAGGGCTGGGCCACCGCCGGCGTCGACGTCCAGGTCCGCGCCTCCGAGGACCTGGACCACGTCCGGTCCGTGCTGAACGAGGTCGCCGAGGCGATGAGCAAGGAAGAGCCCTGGAACGAGCGCCTCTGGGGCCCGGTCGAGGTCCTCGGCCTGGACAGCGTGCTCCTCGACTCCATGGTGGTGCGGGTGTCGGCCCGGACGATGCCCGGCAAGGCGCTCTCCGTCGAGCGCGAGCTGCGCTGGCGCATCAAGCGCGCCTTCGACGCCGCGGACATCCGCATCGTGGGCGGACCCACCGCGGCCGTGGACGAGGAGCTCGTCGACCCGTCCGCCGCGGTGTCGGCCCCGTCGGCCCTCGGCAACCCGGCGTCCCCCCAGTCGGAGGCGGCCGCCCCCATCCCGGTCCCCGTCCCGGGCCCGACTCCGTCGAACGCGCCGAAGTAG
- a CDS encoding 6-phospho-beta-glucosidase → MKLAVVGGGSTYTPELIDGFARLRDTLPVEELVLVDPAPERLELVGGLARRIFAKQGHPGRIVTTDDLDAGVEGADAVLLQLRVGGQAAREQDETWPLECGCVGQETTGAGGLAKALRTVPVVLDIAERVRRTNPNAWIIDFTNPVGIVTRALLQAGHRAVGLCNVAIGFQRRFAAMLGVAPTDVHLDHVGLNHLTWETGVRLGGPEGDNVLPKLLAEHGDALADDLRLPRDIIDRLGVVPSYYLRYFYAHDEVVRELRTKPSRAAEVAEMERELLKMYGDPSLDEKPALLAKRGGAYYSEAAVDLAAALLGGGGSPYQVVNTYNKGTLPFLPDDAVIEVQAAVGPHGPTPMPVQPVDPLYAGLMANVTAYEDLALEAALRGGRDRVFRALLSHPLVGQYAYADALTDQLIAHNREHLAWA, encoded by the coding sequence ATGAAACTGGCAGTAGTGGGCGGGGGCTCCACCTACACCCCTGAACTCATCGACGGCTTCGCCCGGTTGCGGGACACCCTGCCGGTCGAGGAACTGGTCCTCGTCGACCCGGCCCCCGAACGGCTGGAGCTGGTGGGCGGCCTCGCCCGGCGCATCTTCGCCAAGCAGGGACACCCGGGCCGGATCGTCACCACCGACGACCTGGACGCGGGCGTCGAAGGCGCCGACGCCGTGCTGCTCCAGCTGCGCGTCGGCGGCCAGGCCGCCCGCGAGCAGGACGAGACCTGGCCCCTGGAGTGCGGTTGCGTCGGCCAGGAGACGACGGGCGCGGGCGGCCTCGCCAAGGCGCTGCGCACGGTGCCGGTGGTGCTGGACATCGCCGAGCGCGTCCGCCGCACCAACCCGAACGCCTGGATCATCGACTTCACCAACCCCGTCGGGATCGTCACCCGCGCCCTGCTCCAGGCCGGACACCGGGCCGTCGGACTGTGCAACGTGGCGATCGGATTCCAGCGCAGGTTCGCCGCGATGCTCGGCGTCGCGCCGACGGACGTCCATCTGGACCACGTGGGCCTCAACCACCTCACCTGGGAAACCGGCGTGCGCCTGGGTGGCCCCGAGGGCGACAACGTGCTGCCGAAGCTGCTCGCCGAGCACGGCGACGCCCTCGCCGACGACCTGCGCCTGCCGCGCGACATCATCGACCGGCTGGGCGTCGTCCCGTCCTACTACCTGCGCTACTTCTACGCCCACGACGAGGTCGTACGAGAGCTGCGCACCAAGCCGTCGCGGGCCGCCGAGGTCGCCGAGATGGAACGGGAACTGCTGAAGATGTACGGCGACCCGTCCCTCGACGAGAAGCCGGCGCTGCTCGCCAAGCGGGGCGGCGCCTACTACTCGGAGGCGGCCGTCGATCTCGCGGCCGCGCTGCTCGGCGGGGGCGGCAGCCCCTACCAGGTGGTGAACACGTACAACAAGGGCACGCTGCCGTTCCTGCCGGACGACGCCGTGATCGAGGTACAGGCGGCGGTCGGTCCGCACGGGCCGACACCCATGCCGGTGCAGCCCGTGGACCCGCTGTACGCCGGGCTGATGGCCAACGTCACCGCGTACGAGGACCTGGCGCTGGAGGCCGCCCTGCGCGGCGGCCGCGACCGGGTCTTCCGGGCCCTCCTCAGCCACCCCCTGGTCGGCCAGTACGCGTACGCCGACGCCCTGACCGACCAGCTGATCGCGCACAACCGGGAGCACCTCGCGTGGGCATGA
- a CDS encoding ROK family transcriptional regulator, translating into MAGSAGTPGTPRVLRAMNDRAALDLLLAHGPLSRTRIGKLTGLSKPTASQLLARLEAAGLVLATGTSEGRPGPNAQLYAVNPVAAHAAGLDVTPERILAAVADVTGRTVGEYELPTPGRRPAQPVVRQVTDALDGAVKEAGLARDDVHRLVIGTPGAFDPNTGRLRYASHLPGWHSPSLLDELAAALPMPVEYENDVNLVAIAEQRLGAARGHEDFVLLWNEGGLGAALVLGGRLHRGWTGGAGEVGFLPVPGAPLVRQVTKANSGGYQELAGSQALPKLARELGVQPIPAGSYTEVAAALVGQAATRDEGPHRRLLETYATGLATGLASLVSVLDPELVVLSGSSLTAGGEPLRALVQAELEELAASRPRLVVGDVHEHPVLRGALESALAATRDEVFDTSR; encoded by the coding sequence ATGGCAGGATCCGCCGGCACGCCGGGCACCCCGCGCGTCCTGCGCGCCATGAACGATCGCGCCGCCCTCGACCTGCTGCTCGCGCACGGGCCGCTCTCGCGGACCAGGATCGGAAAGCTGACCGGGCTGTCCAAGCCCACCGCCTCCCAGCTCCTCGCCCGGCTGGAAGCGGCCGGACTGGTGCTCGCCACCGGCACCAGCGAGGGGCGGCCGGGCCCCAACGCCCAGCTGTACGCGGTGAATCCGGTCGCCGCCCACGCGGCGGGCCTGGACGTCACCCCCGAGCGCATCCTCGCCGCCGTCGCCGACGTGACGGGCCGGACCGTGGGTGAGTACGAGCTGCCGACGCCCGGCCGGCGCCCCGCGCAGCCCGTCGTACGCCAGGTCACCGACGCCCTCGACGGCGCGGTGAAGGAGGCGGGGCTGGCCCGCGACGACGTCCACCGGCTCGTCATCGGGACACCCGGCGCCTTCGACCCCAACACCGGACGGCTGCGGTACGCCTCCCACCTGCCCGGCTGGCACTCGCCGAGCCTCCTCGACGAACTCGCTGCCGCGCTGCCCATGCCGGTCGAGTACGAGAACGACGTCAACCTCGTCGCCATCGCCGAACAGCGGCTCGGCGCGGCGCGCGGACACGAGGACTTCGTCCTGCTGTGGAACGAGGGGGGCCTGGGCGCCGCCCTCGTACTCGGCGGACGGCTGCACCGCGGCTGGACCGGCGGCGCCGGAGAGGTCGGCTTCCTGCCGGTACCCGGCGCACCCCTCGTCCGGCAGGTGACCAAGGCCAACAGCGGTGGCTACCAGGAACTCGCCGGTTCCCAGGCCCTCCCGAAACTCGCCCGCGAGCTGGGCGTCCAGCCGATCCCCGCCGGGTCGTACACCGAGGTCGCCGCCGCCCTCGTCGGCCAGGCCGCCACCCGTGACGAAGGCCCCCACCGCAGGCTCCTGGAGACGTACGCGACCGGACTGGCCACCGGTCTCGCCTCACTCGTCTCGGTGCTCGACCCCGAACTCGTCGTCCTCAGCGGCTCCTCGCTCACCGCCGGCGGCGAACCGCTGCGCGCCCTGGTGCAGGCCGAGCTGGAGGAGCTGGCCGCGTCCCGCCCGCGCCTCGTGGTCGGCGACGTACACGAACACCCCGTGCTGCGCGGCGCGTTGGAGAGCGCGCTGGCGGCCACCCGCGACGAGGTGTTCGACACCTCCCGCTGA
- a CDS encoding HNH endonuclease, with product MPHVLVLNASYEPLGVVPLRRALVLVLENKAVSLEESGAFMHSATVTVPAPSVVRLKRFVRVPYRGPVPLTRRALFARDGGRCMYCGGVATSVDHVIPRSRGGQHAWDNVVASCRRCNHTKADRHLVEIGWRLRHKPAPPTGLAWRIIGTGHRDPRWLPYLQPYGAEDAMARIDGISA from the coding sequence GTGCCGCATGTCCTGGTCCTCAATGCGTCGTACGAGCCACTCGGCGTCGTACCGCTCCGCCGCGCGCTCGTCCTCGTCCTTGAGAACAAGGCCGTCTCTCTCGAGGAATCCGGCGCCTTCATGCACAGCGCGACCGTTACTGTCCCCGCACCCAGCGTGGTCCGGCTGAAGAGGTTTGTGCGGGTCCCTTACCGTGGGCCCGTTCCGCTGACCCGTCGGGCACTGTTCGCCCGCGACGGCGGCCGGTGCATGTACTGCGGTGGCGTCGCAACCAGCGTCGACCACGTCATCCCGCGCTCCCGCGGAGGTCAGCACGCCTGGGACAACGTGGTGGCTTCCTGCCGCCGCTGCAACCACACCAAGGCCGACCGCCACCTGGTCGAGATCGGCTGGCGCCTGCGCCACAAACCGGCCCCGCCGACGGGGCTCGCCTGGCGCATCATCGGAACAGGGCACAGGGACCCGCGCTGGCTGCCCTACCTGCAGCCGTACGGCGCGGAGGATGCGATGGCCCGGATCGACGGCATTTCCGCCTGA
- a CDS encoding carbohydrate ABC transporter permease: MSATYTLRAKRRRAALRTAAFMSPWLIGFAVFFAYPLLSTVYFSFMHYDGFKPPTWSGTKNWSYVFRHYPLFWPALRNTLWLVLVMVSLRVVFGLGVGLLITKIKTATGVFRTLFYLPYLAPPVAATMAFAFLLNPGTGPVNSILEKAGIPAPGWFNDPSWSKPALTLLALWGIGDLMVIFMAALLDVPTEQYEAAELDGASAWQRFRYVTLPNISPIVMFAVVTGVIQTMQYYTQPLIAGKVASGVIQGAGTQFEPGYPDKSTLTLPQLVYNLGFQRFDYGSACVVALVLFALSMVFTAFLMRRRGGLIQAGD, encoded by the coding sequence ATGAGCGCCACCTACACCCTGCGCGCCAAGCGACGCCGGGCGGCCCTGAGAACAGCCGCCTTCATGTCGCCCTGGCTAATCGGCTTCGCGGTCTTCTTCGCCTATCCGCTGCTCTCCACCGTCTACTTCTCGTTCATGCACTACGACGGCTTCAAACCGCCGACGTGGAGCGGGACGAAGAACTGGTCCTACGTCTTCCGGCACTACCCGCTGTTCTGGCCCGCGCTGCGCAACACCCTGTGGCTGGTCCTGGTCATGGTGAGCCTGCGGGTCGTCTTCGGACTCGGTGTCGGACTCCTCATCACGAAGATCAAGACGGCTACGGGCGTCTTCCGCACCCTCTTCTACCTGCCCTACCTCGCGCCGCCCGTCGCCGCCACGATGGCCTTCGCCTTCCTCCTCAACCCCGGTACGGGGCCGGTCAACTCGATCCTGGAGAAGGCCGGCATCCCGGCGCCCGGCTGGTTCAACGACCCCAGCTGGTCCAAGCCCGCCCTCACGCTGCTCGCCCTGTGGGGCATCGGCGACCTGATGGTCATCTTCATGGCCGCGCTGCTGGACGTACCGACCGAGCAGTACGAGGCGGCGGAGCTGGACGGCGCGTCCGCGTGGCAGCGGTTCCGGTACGTGACGCTGCCGAACATCTCGCCGATCGTGATGTTCGCGGTGGTCACCGGCGTGATCCAGACCATGCAGTACTACACACAACCGCTCATCGCCGGGAAGGTCGCGTCGGGCGTCATCCAGGGCGCCGGTACGCAGTTCGAACCCGGCTACCCCGACAAGTCGACGCTCACCCTGCCCCAGCTCGTCTACAACCTCGGCTTCCAGCGCTTCGACTACGGCTCCGCCTGTGTGGTCGCGCTCGTGCTGTTCGCCCTGTCCATGGTGTTCACCGCGTTCCTGATGCGGCGCCGGGGCGGTCTCATCCAGGCAGGTGACTGA
- a CDS encoding carbohydrate ABC transporter permease, which yields MSRVLDRTAEPRTRTVSPAERTARRRTLLEWIAVHALGVAAALFFVLPFVFVFLTSLMSDTQALSRDLIPHTWEWGNYKKVFDTPGFLTWWKNTLLYAGAGTVLTVVSSIPVAYALAKFRFRGRNLSLMLVISMMMLPPQVVIIPMYLFWAKQLDLSGTLWPLIIPMAFGDAFSIFLLRQFLMTIPNEYLDAAKVDGCGDLRTLLKVVLPMARPGIAAVALFQFFYAWNDYFGPQIYASENPGAWTLSYGLESFKGAHHTDWNLTMAATVLVMAPVILVFFFAQKAFVEGVTLTGVKG from the coding sequence GTGTCCCGTGTACTCGACCGGACGGCGGAGCCGCGGACGAGGACCGTCTCCCCCGCCGAGCGCACCGCCCGCCGCAGGACGCTCCTGGAGTGGATCGCGGTCCACGCGCTCGGCGTCGCGGCCGCCCTCTTCTTCGTCCTCCCCTTCGTGTTCGTGTTCCTCACCTCGCTGATGAGCGACACCCAGGCACTCAGCCGTGACCTGATCCCGCACACCTGGGAGTGGGGCAACTACAAGAAGGTCTTCGACACCCCGGGCTTCCTCACCTGGTGGAAGAACACCCTGCTGTACGCCGGCGCCGGCACCGTCCTGACCGTCGTGTCGTCGATCCCCGTCGCCTACGCGCTCGCCAAGTTCCGCTTCCGCGGCCGGAACCTGTCGCTGATGCTGGTCATCTCGATGATGATGCTGCCGCCCCAGGTCGTCATCATCCCGATGTACCTGTTCTGGGCGAAGCAGCTGGACCTGTCCGGGACCCTCTGGCCGCTGATCATCCCGATGGCGTTCGGCGACGCCTTCTCCATCTTCCTGCTGCGGCAGTTCCTGATGACCATCCCGAACGAGTACCTCGACGCGGCGAAGGTCGACGGCTGCGGGGACCTGCGGACCCTGCTGAAAGTCGTCCTGCCGATGGCGCGGCCCGGGATCGCCGCCGTGGCCCTGTTCCAGTTCTTCTATGCCTGGAACGACTACTTCGGGCCGCAGATCTACGCCTCCGAGAACCCCGGCGCCTGGACCCTGTCCTACGGCCTCGAATCGTTCAAGGGCGCGCACCACACCGACTGGAATCTCACCATGGCCGCGACCGTACTGGTCATGGCCCCCGTGATCCTCGTGTTCTTCTTCGCGCAGAAGGCGTTCGTCGAGGGCGTCACGCTCACCGGAGTGAAGGGCTGA
- a CDS encoding ABC transporter substrate-binding protein, with product MPGISRKVATALAASASLALLTTACTGQSDSSANDDASKETTINFWHAWSAPGEVQGVKSLVAGFEKAHPNIHINIVANMTDDKINQALRSGGDKAPDVISSFTTNNVGKFCSSGALVDLNPFFKKAGIDATTTFPKAMNEYTQFDGNRCTVPLLGDAYGLYYNKTAFKKAGITTPPKTWSEFESDAKKLTVTKGDSYSQLGFMPNYHGWESTTEHYFGQFSPTYFDESGKSSIAKDPAFEAGFTLQKKLVDELGGYQKLEKYRSKLGDEWGPKHPFHTGQVAMQLDGEWRLGMAEEAKPSFEIGVAPLPVPDDQADQYGKGYITGTIAGIAATSKKQNAAWELVKYMTTDTDAVVGFANAIHNVPSTLAALKSPKLKYDPRFKTFLDIASNPNSTTTPASINGGTYLVTIQQFGYDYESGKAKDLKAGLQKTAAQIDTDIAQAK from the coding sequence ATGCCCGGAATATCCAGGAAAGTCGCCACCGCACTCGCCGCTTCCGCGTCCCTCGCCCTGCTCACCACCGCCTGTACCGGCCAGTCGGACTCCAGCGCGAACGACGACGCCTCCAAGGAGACGACGATCAACTTCTGGCACGCCTGGAGCGCGCCGGGCGAGGTCCAGGGCGTGAAGTCCCTGGTCGCGGGGTTCGAGAAGGCGCACCCGAACATCCACATCAACATCGTCGCCAACATGACCGACGACAAGATCAACCAGGCGCTGCGTTCCGGCGGTGACAAGGCGCCCGACGTGATCTCCTCGTTCACCACCAACAACGTGGGCAAGTTCTGCTCCTCGGGCGCGCTCGTCGATCTCAACCCCTTCTTCAAGAAGGCCGGTATCGACGCGACGACGACCTTCCCGAAGGCGATGAACGAGTACACCCAGTTCGACGGCAACCGCTGCACCGTGCCGCTGCTCGGTGACGCGTACGGGCTCTACTACAACAAGACCGCGTTCAAGAAGGCCGGGATCACCACTCCCCCGAAGACCTGGTCCGAATTCGAGTCCGACGCCAAGAAGTTGACCGTCACCAAGGGTGACTCGTACTCCCAGCTCGGGTTCATGCCGAACTACCACGGCTGGGAGTCGACCACCGAGCACTACTTCGGCCAGTTCTCCCCCACGTACTTCGACGAGAGCGGCAAGTCCAGCATCGCCAAGGACCCCGCTTTCGAGGCCGGGTTCACCCTCCAGAAGAAGCTCGTCGACGAACTCGGCGGCTACCAGAAGCTGGAGAAGTACCGGTCCAAGCTCGGTGACGAGTGGGGCCCCAAGCACCCCTTCCACACCGGCCAGGTCGCCATGCAGCTGGACGGCGAGTGGCGGCTCGGCATGGCCGAGGAGGCCAAGCCGAGCTTCGAGATCGGCGTCGCCCCGCTGCCCGTTCCGGACGACCAGGCCGACCAGTACGGCAAGGGTTACATCACCGGCACCATCGCTGGCATAGCGGCCACCAGCAAGAAGCAGAACGCCGCCTGGGAACTGGTCAAATACATGACCACGGACACGGACGCCGTCGTCGGCTTCGCCAACGCCATCCACAACGTCCCCTCCACGCTCGCGGCACTCAAGTCCCCGAAGCTGAAGTACGACCCGCGTTTCAAGACCTTCCTGGACATCGCCTCCAACCCGAACTCGACGACGACCCCCGCGTCCATCAACGGCGGCACCTACCTCGTGACGATCCAGCAGTTCGGATACGACTACGAGAGCGGCAAGGCCAAGGATCTGAAGGCCGGTCTGCAGAAGACCGCCGCACAGATCGACACGGACATCGCGCAGGCGAAGTAG
- a CDS encoding N-acetylglucosamine kinase, producing the protein MTSSGSEAGTASGSGPAGPVLAIDAGNSKTDVAVVAADGTVLATARGGGFRPPTVGVDVAVDALAEAVGLAFADAGIASVAHVSACLANADLPVEEEQLADALRARAWGAGVVVRNDTFAILRAGIAEPRGVAVVCGAGINCVGMLPDGRTARFPALGRISGDWGGGWGLAEEALWHAARAEDGRGGPTALTRTLPGHFGLDSMYTLIEALHLEHIGQARRHELTPVLFATAVDGDPVARALVDRLADEVVAMATVALARLDLMDEEAPVLLGGSILAARHPQLDDRIRELLSERTPKAVPQVVTARPVLGAALLGLDHIGAVGEAHTRVRGFYEGS; encoded by the coding sequence ATGACCTCATCGGGATCCGAAGCCGGGACGGCCTCCGGGTCCGGCCCCGCGGGTCCGGTGCTCGCCATCGACGCGGGGAACAGCAAGACCGACGTCGCGGTGGTCGCGGCCGACGGCACGGTGCTCGCCACCGCGCGCGGCGGCGGGTTCCGGCCGCCGACGGTCGGTGTCGACGTGGCCGTGGACGCGCTCGCCGAGGCGGTCGGCCTGGCCTTCGCCGACGCCGGGATCGCCTCGGTCGCCCATGTCTCGGCATGTCTGGCCAACGCCGATCTCCCGGTGGAGGAGGAGCAGTTGGCGGACGCGCTGCGGGCGCGTGCGTGGGGCGCCGGCGTGGTGGTGCGCAACGACACGTTCGCGATCCTGCGGGCCGGGATCGCGGAGCCGCGCGGGGTCGCCGTGGTGTGCGGCGCCGGTATCAACTGCGTCGGCATGCTGCCCGACGGCCGCACCGCCCGCTTCCCCGCGCTGGGCCGCATCTCCGGTGACTGGGGCGGGGGTTGGGGGCTGGCCGAGGAGGCGCTGTGGCACGCGGCGCGGGCCGAGGACGGACGCGGCGGTCCTACGGCGCTGACCCGCACGCTGCCCGGCCACTTCGGGCTCGACTCCATGTACACGCTGATCGAGGCGCTGCATCTCGAACACATCGGGCAGGCGCGGCGGCACGAGCTGACGCCGGTGCTGTTCGCCACGGCCGTGGACGGGGATCCGGTGGCCCGTGCGCTCGTCGACCGGCTCGCCGACGAGGTCGTCGCGATGGCGACGGTGGCCCTGGCCCGGCTGGACCTCATGGACGAGGAGGCACCCGTCCTCCTCGGCGGCAGCATTCTCGCCGCGCGCCATCCCCAACTCGACGACCGCATCCGCGAACTGCTCTCCGAGCGGACTCCCAAGGCGGTCCCCCAGGTGGTCACGGCCCGCCCCGTGCTCGGCGCCGCGCTGCTGGGCCTGGATCACATAGGTGCCGTGGGCGAGGCCCACACCCGCGTACGGGGGTTCTACGAGGGTTCCTGA
- a CDS encoding ABC transporter ATP-binding protein, translated as MSGLTVRHRRTTALDAVDLDFGPGVHGLLGPNGAGKTSLIRVLATVAEPAGGRVEMLGKDLRRHRERSAFRRELGYLPQDFGYYPGFTVREFVAYVAWLKEVPATAAPASVERAVARVGLTDRIDAKVRTLSGGMVRRVGIAQAIVNDPRVLLLDEPTAGLDPEQRVEFRALLRELGEESTVIVSTHLVEDVAAACTGVTLIEAGRVAYRGTPGTLAALGADGHESDGNAIERGYTTALRGHRAATGAAR; from the coding sequence GTGTCTGGGCTGACCGTCCGGCACCGCAGGACCACCGCGCTCGACGCGGTCGACCTGGACTTCGGCCCCGGCGTCCACGGGCTGCTCGGTCCCAACGGCGCCGGCAAGACCTCCCTCATCCGGGTCCTCGCGACCGTGGCCGAGCCCGCCGGGGGCCGTGTGGAGATGCTCGGCAAGGATCTGCGCCGGCACCGGGAGCGCAGCGCGTTCCGCCGTGAACTCGGCTACCTGCCACAGGACTTCGGGTACTACCCGGGGTTCACGGTACGGGAGTTCGTGGCGTACGTGGCCTGGCTGAAGGAGGTTCCGGCCACCGCCGCCCCGGCCTCGGTCGAACGGGCCGTGGCCCGGGTCGGGCTCACCGACCGCATCGACGCGAAGGTCCGGACGCTGTCCGGCGGCATGGTCCGCCGGGTCGGCATCGCCCAGGCCATCGTCAACGACCCCCGCGTCCTGCTCCTCGACGAACCCACCGCGGGACTGGATCCGGAGCAGCGCGTCGAGTTCCGGGCACTGCTGCGGGAGCTGGGCGAGGAGTCCACCGTGATCGTCTCCACCCACCTGGTGGAGGACGTGGCCGCGGCGTGCACGGGTGTGACGCTGATCGAGGCGGGCCGGGTCGCCTATCGCGGCACCCCCGGGACGCTGGCCGCCCTCGGCGCGGACGGCCACGAGTCCGACGGCAACGCGATCGAGCGCGGCTACACCACGGCCCTGCGCGGTCACCGCGCGGCGACAGGGGCGGCCCGATGA